A genome region from Pygocentrus nattereri isolate fPygNat1 chromosome 10, fPygNat1.pri, whole genome shotgun sequence includes the following:
- the irf2bpl gene encoding probable E3 ubiquitin-protein ligase IRF2BPL, giving the protein MSSAQVASSRRQSCYLCDLPRMPWAMIWDFTEPVCRGCVNYEGADRIEFVIETARHLKRAHGFQDGRSPGPGGAGVPLPVPPPPPSSSSLPPPPVKTHVKETVQLNHVDGSSKQQQQQQAAQQQAGLERYSSRFDYTGMSAHAARLPNGLNGFPKADDGPPELNRQSPNSRRGGHGLVSLPAQMSVPPNLLPQTMLNGPASGAACAGLTPHGLVARAPPSSSTSQSSSSSGMGLAEPGKRPASVSSTDQEREARERQRNAEALAELGESLRNRAEEWAGKPKLVRDTLLTLSGCAPFDVRFKKDHALAGRVFAFDAVAKPGADYELKIFVEYPSGSGTVFSSASGVAKQMYHDCMKDYGRGLSSGFKYLEYEKKHGSGDWRLLGDLLPEPVRFFKEMLGPDMLPQAHVDAGCPLLPSSALAGVLPRTLPASSASAASALRAGARKRKASPEPDSLDERQQQQQWMASQSAAAVGSFGACHGGPPPLGPVHASRATPPEPAQNGQSPMAALMSVADALGGAGGAHSPKDANSVHSTTSARHSSTGSGGGSSPVSPASVSGQRRLASRNGDAQQQAHAEHAGAHGTHGVPDSPMAGSGPLCCTICHERLEDTHFVQCPSVPGHKFCFPCSRESIKAQGATGEVYCPSGEKCPLVGSNVPWAFMQGEIATILAGDVKVKKERDP; this is encoded by the coding sequence ATGTCTTCCGCGCAGGTCGCCTCGTCGCGGCGGCAGTCGTGCTACCTGTGCGACCTGCCCCGCATGCCGTGGGCCATGATCTGGGACTTCACGGAGCCCGTGTGCCGCGGCTGTGTGAACTACGAGGGCGCGGACCGCATCGAGTTTGTGATCGAGACAGCGCGGCACCTTAAACGCGCGCACGGCTTCCAGGACGGTCGCTCTCCGGGCCCAGGAGGCGCGGGGGTGCCGCTGCCTGTGCCGCCGCCTCCGCCGTCTTCGTCGTCGCTACCTCCGCCGCCCGTGAAGACGCACGTGAAGGAGACGGTGCAGCTGAACCACGTGGACGGCTCGAGtaagcaacaacagcagcagcaggcggCTCAACAGCAAGCGGGGCTCGAGCGCTACTCCTCCCGCTTCGACTACACGGGCATGAGCGCGCACGCGGCGCGCCTCCCCAACGGTCTGAACGGCTTCCCTAAGGCGGACGACGGGCCTCCGGAGCTGAACCGCCAGAGCCCAAACTCGCGGCGCGGCGGACACGGGCTAGTTTCGCTTCCCGCGCAGATGAGCGTGCCTCCCAACCTCCTGCCCCAGACCATGCTGAACGGACCCGCTTCAGGGGCTGCTTGCGCGGGCCTCACACCGCACGGCCTGGTCGCGCGCGCACCTCCATCTTCATCAACATCACAATCATCGTCGTCGTCCGGCATGGGCCTCGCGGAACCGGGAAAACGACCCGCGTCCGTCTCGAGTACGGATCAGGAGCGCGAGGCGCGCGAGCGTCAGCGCAACGCCGAGGCGCTGGCAGAGCTCGGGGAGAGCCTGCGCAACCGCGCCGAGGAGTGGGCGGGCAAGCCGAAGCTCGTGCGCGACACTCTGCTTACGCTGTCCGGCTGCGCGCCCTTCGACGTGCGTTTCAAGAAGGACCACGCGCTCGCGGGCCGCGTGTTCGCCTTCGACGCCGTGGCCAAGCCGGGCGCTGATTACGAGCTGAAGATCTTCGTGGAGTACCCGAGCGGCTCGGGAACCGTCTTCTCGAGCGCGTCAGGTGTCGCCAAACAGATGTACCACGACTGCATGAAGGACTACGGTCGCGGTCTCTCGTCAGGCTTCAAGTACCTCGAGTACGAGAAGAAGCACGGCAGCGGCGACTGGCGCCTGCTCGGCGACTTGCTGCCCGAGCCCGTGCGCTTCTTCAAGGAGATGCTGGGGCCTGACATGCTGCCGCAGGCGCACGTGGACGCGGGCTGCCCGTTGCTCCCTTCCTCAGCACTCGCCGGCGTGCTGCCACGCACCCTGCCGGCGTCCTCCGCGTCCGCCGCGAGCGCGCTACGAGCGGGCGCGCGCAAACGCAAAGCCTCACCAGAACCGGACTCACTCGACGAGcgccaacagcagcagcaatggATGGCTAGCCAGAGTGCGGCAGCGGTGGGCTCGTTCGGGGCCTGCCACGGGGGGCCGCCGCCGTTGGGCCCCGTGCACGCGAGCCGTGCCACGCCTCCAGAACCCGCACAGAATGGACAGTCGCCCATGGCTGCACTTATGTCGGTGGCGGACGCGCTAGGAGGTGCAGGCGGCGCACACTCGCCCAAGGACGCAAACTCGGTACACTCCACCACGTCCGCGCGCCACAGCAGCACCGGCAGCGGTGGCGGCAGCAGCCCCGTGTCTCCGGCCTCGGTCTCAGGCCAGCGCCGCTTAGCCTCGCGCAACGGCGACGCGCAGCAGCAAGCTCACGCGGAGCACGCTGGTGCGCATGGGACCCACGGCGTGCCGGACTCGCCCATGGCTGGCAGCGGGCCGCTGTGCTGCACCATTTGCCACGAGCGCCTGGAAGACACACACTTCGTGCAGTGCCCTTCGGTGCCCGGCCACAAGTTCTGCTTCCCGTGCTCACGCGAGAGCATCAAGGCCCAAGGCGCCACAGGCGAGGTGTACTGCCCCAGTGGAGAGAAATGCCCCCTTGTTGGGTCCAACGTGCCTTGGGCTTTCATGCAAGGGGAGATAGCGACCATTCTTGCTGGGGACGTGAAGGTGAAAAAGGAGAGGGACCCTTGA